The following DNA comes from Thermovenabulum gondwanense.
ACTTATAGAAATTCTCAGAGATATATACGAAAACATTTCAGCAAACAAAGAATACTTAACACAATTGGATTCAGCTATCGGGGATGCGGACCACGGAATTAATTTAACAAAAGGATTTAAGTCGGTTATGGAAAAAATAGAGAATATGGGTGATAAGGATTGCGGATCAATACTGAAGACGGTTGGGATGACTCTTGTATCAACTGTTGGCGGAGCTTCCGGCCCTTTATACGGAACGGCATTTATGAGAGCCGGTCAGGTGGTAGCTCAAAAAACAAGTATAGATTTTGAAGATTATATTAAAATTTTAGAGGCAGCTTTAGACGGTATAAAGACTAGAGGAAAAGCGGAAAAGGGCGAAAAAACAATTGTGGATACCCTTGAACCGGCTATAGAAGAGATTAAAATAAATAAAGATAAAGGAAAGGATATTGCATTGGAATTATCTTTAAAAGCGGCTGAAAAAGGGATGGAATATACAAAAGAAATCATTGCTAAAAAGGGAAGAGCAAGTTACTTGGGAGAAAGAAGTATAGGACATCAAGACCCCGGTGCTACATCCTGCTATATAATACTTAAAACCGTAGCAGATAAAATATTGAAGAAATAAATGGAGGAGGTTATATGGTAAGTATTCTGCTCGTTTCTCATAGCACAAAAATCGCAGAGGGCACCTTGGAACTAATAAAGCAGATGACGCAAGAAAAGGTGAGGATTGAAATTGCAGCAGGAACAACTGATGGCAGACTGGGGACAAATGCTTGTTTAATAGAGGAAAAAATAAAAGAAATGTGGACAGAAGATGGAGTGCTTATTTTTGTAGATTTAGGTAGTGCTGTTATGAGCGCACAAATGGCTTTAGAGGATTTGGAAGAAGGTGTAAAAAACAAGGTATTTATAGTAGATGCGCCTTTCATTGAGGGTGCCCTTATTGCTGCTGTAGAGGCAAGCATAGGAAAAAATATATACGAAGTAAAAAATGCGGCGGAAGAGGCAAAAAATATGAACAAAATATAATAATTTTTCCCCCCAAAGGGGGTTTTTATTTTTGGACATTTTACGCTAATGAAATAAAGGAAAAAAGAAAAAAACAGGGCAAAACAAAGATAAAATAAGATAAATAATATTGTATACCGGGAAAATAATATATATAGCTAAAACATACATTAATTAAGCTTTTTAATTGTTTGTAAGTATTAAAAAAAAGGAGTATAACGGTATAAAGAAAATTAAAGAAGGTGGAAAATATGGAAGAAAAGGTCATAGAAAGACTTTTGGAGATTGACCGGAAAGCTCAGGAGGTTCAAAGAAAAAGGGAAGAAGGGCTTCGCAGTTTGGAGGAGGATTACAAAAATAAAATCAGGGAACTTATAGAAAAATACGAAAGAGAAATAGATGAAAGCAGTAAAAAAGCTTTTAATGAAGCGGTAGAAGAAGGAGAGAGGGAAGCGGAAGAGATAAGGCGGGATACGGAAAAAATTTTAAATAACTTAGAGGAAGTATTTTCAGAGGTTAAGGATGAAATAGAAAGGGAATTTTTTTTAAGGATTTTTAAAGTAAAGAGGTAATCATTATGGGAAATGTGGTTAGATTTGCAGCGGTGAATACTAAAATAAAGTCCTTGGAAGGCAAATTTTTAAAGGATGAGGATTATTTAGAGCTCTTGAAGAAAAAAAGCATTCCCGAAATGGTTCTGTATTTAAAGGAAAAAACTTCTTACGGAAAACTATTAAATAGTGTAAAGCCAGAAGAGGCCAATAGAAGAACCCTGGAAAATGCCTTAAGAAGAAATATGGTTAAAATTATAGATAAACTGCTTTTTTATTTGAACGATGAGTACCGGGACTTTGTAAAAACCCTTTTTTTAAAGTACGAGATTGAGGATTTGAAAAATCTTGCAAGGGACATTTACAATGGAACGGAACGGACTATAGAAAACTATTCTTTCATAGGGAAGTACAGCAAAGCGGATCCGGAGAGATTAATAAAAGCCCGTACCATAAGGGATTTTATTTTAGCCCTCGAGGGGTCTGAAATTTACGATTATTTAAAGCCCCTTTTGGATGGAAAAAGAGAAAATCTATTCAGGCTCGAAATGGCTTTAGATACAGCTTATTTTACCATCATTAGAAGGAAATGGGAGAAGCTTTCGGGAGAGGACAAAAAGGTTTTGAGTTTATGGGAAGGCATGGTAGCGGATTTATACAATCTTCAGTGGATTTACAGGGGTAAAAAATTTTACAACCTTTCTGCCGAAGAAATATTGAACTACACCATAGATTTTGGATACAAGATTAATTTTAAAAAGCGAAAAGAAATGTGCTACGCAAAAGACTTAAATGAGGTATTTAACATTGCGGAAAAAGAAGGATACGGTTTTTTATTTAAAAAAGACGCCCAGCAGGATATATATATGGAAAGGCGGATTAATCGATTTTTATATTTTAAATTTAAAAATCTCACGAGAGCCGCACCTTTGACTATAATTCAAATTGTATCTTATATATGGTTTTTGGATTTTGAGATACGGGATATAATTTCCATAGCCGAAAGTTTGAAATATGAAATATATTTGGAGACGGCAAAAAAATTTCTGATTCGTCCTTTGTGATTTGCCTTTATTAACTCAGGAGGCGTTTTATTATGGCAATTGAAAAAATGAATATAATGGGCGTTATCGGTAAAAAAGAACTTTTAGACAGGGTAATGCGACAGATTGTGTTAAACGGGAGCATGCATTTTTTAAATGCTTTTTCCCGCATAAGTGCTACGGATTTTGTGCTGCCGCCCAATGAAAAGAATATAGAAGCCTTAGAGGAACTTCCCTATGTCAAACCTTACAGTGCAAAAAGGGATTTTTCAAAGGAAGAAGAAATGATAGTATCCCTCTTAGGGCTTTTTAATCTTTCGCCCGAAATTAAAAGGGAGTATTTGGGGCAGGATTACGATTATTCGGAATATATGGAAAGCCTGAATAAAATTTATTTAAAAATACGGGAATATGCCCAGGAGATAAAAGAAAAAAGCAACTTATGCGAACAAAATATGGAATTCATACGAAACCTGAAATACCTTGAAAAGTATGATTTTGATCTGTCGGAGCTTTTAAAAATGAAATTCATGACCTTCAAATTTTTAAAACTAACAAAAGAGAATTATTTAAAGCTAAAGAAGAATTACGAAAATATACCTGCCGTAGTGATAAAAGTAGAAGCGGAATCAAAATACGTTTATGTGGCATCGATTACACCTAATACCCTTCAGGAAACGGTGGAAAGGATATTAAGTTCATTAAATTTTGAGGAATTAAAGCTTCCTATTGATTATGAAGGCAATGCTTCGGAGATTATCCGAAAACTTCAAGAAGAGATTGACCGGTACAAAAGCAGGATAGAGCAGCTTAAAAGGGACATTGAAAACTTTGGCAGGCAGTTTAAGGAGGAAATAAGAAAATCCTTTGCAAGGCTGGAAATGGAAAAGAAGATTGAAGAATTG
Coding sequences within:
- the dhaL gene encoding dihydroxyacetone kinase subunit DhaL codes for the protein MPVTAKELIEILRDIYENISANKEYLTQLDSAIGDADHGINLTKGFKSVMEKIENMGDKDCGSILKTVGMTLVSTVGGASGPLYGTAFMRAGQVVAQKTSIDFEDYIKILEAALDGIKTRGKAEKGEKTIVDTLEPAIEEIKINKDKGKDIALELSLKAAEKGMEYTKEIIAKKGRASYLGERSIGHQDPGATSCYIILKTVADKILKK
- the dhaM gene encoding dihydroxyacetone kinase phosphoryl donor subunit DhaM, with product MVSILLVSHSTKIAEGTLELIKQMTQEKVRIEIAAGTTDGRLGTNACLIEEKIKEMWTEDGVLIFVDLGSAVMSAQMALEDLEEGVKNKVFIVDAPFIEGALIAAVEASIGKNIYEVKNAAEEAKNMNKI
- a CDS encoding V-type ATPase subunit, producing the protein MGNVVRFAAVNTKIKSLEGKFLKDEDYLELLKKKSIPEMVLYLKEKTSYGKLLNSVKPEEANRRTLENALRRNMVKIIDKLLFYLNDEYRDFVKTLFLKYEIEDLKNLARDIYNGTERTIENYSFIGKYSKADPERLIKARTIRDFILALEGSEIYDYLKPLLDGKRENLFRLEMALDTAYFTIIRRKWEKLSGEDKKVLSLWEGMVADLYNLQWIYRGKKFYNLSAEEILNYTIDFGYKINFKKRKEMCYAKDLNEVFNIAEKEGYGFLFKKDAQQDIYMERRINRFLYFKFKNLTRAAPLTIIQIVSYIWFLDFEIRDIISIAESLKYEIYLETAKKFLIRPL